From one Triticum aestivum cultivar Chinese Spring chromosome 4B, IWGSC CS RefSeq v2.1, whole genome shotgun sequence genomic stretch:
- the LOC123093139 gene encoding uncharacterized protein, translated as MDLPEEMLADILRRVPARHLAACRRVCAYWRATIDARRLLLPHLLPGAPRGVFINMAEGLRDTYFFARGGPTGGVDTRLVDAPTRWCTAFVDHRNGLLLCEASEGTRFVYNPATRRSAVLPPAPRAEPWSVASAAYLVFDPFVSLHHEVLLLPELPGEPQPPEPTDPPPPPPFNVARLFFADAESSGPPQIDTDDETDYEEDWLSSDSASEDEPRKRARPRQREHVEAKDTLGLMEWPPSPYVVQVFSSETGRWGERAFVREGRAPGTVADMWSDPLSPSHGMAFYLPDCGPRRRCAVYWRQSLYVHCRGGFIMRLSLLTGKYVVIKTPGVTNVAERPWAMPRLSKSRKGVYCTIIDMLKLQVWVLTEESPMAMPVWEMAHHADLEPSIRQLMRQNLQNSEKSWTLDDPRRPKSWTEQRCREWDSDNDDDDGADVIGEEEGGYIGWLDFLGYHPLKEIVLLGHQYERCAYAYYLSTSKLEYLGDLCPVPWDEHYPACVQESYVYTPCRIDMLSDENGVSVDLSKWVS; from the exons ctcctgcCGGGCGCGCCGCGCGGCGTCTTCATCAACATGGCCGAGGGCTTGCGCGACACCTACTTCTTCGCGCGCGGGGGGCCCACCGGCGGCGTGGACACCCGTCTCGTCGATGCGCCTACCAGGTGGTGCACAGCCTTCGTGGACCACCGTAACGGGCTCCTCCTGTGCGAGGCCAGCGAGGGCACGCGCTTCGTCTACAACCCGGCCACGCGGAGGTCGGCGGTCCTGCCGCCCGCGCCGCGCGCGGAGCCCTGGAGCGTCGCTTCCGCCGCGTACCTCGTGTTCGATCCCTTCGTGTCTCTCCACCACGAGGTTCTCCTGCTCCCCGAGCTGCCCGGCGAGCCCCAGCCCCCCGAACCCAccgacccgccgccgccaccgccgttcaACGTTGCGCGGCTCTTCTTCGCGGACGCCGAGTCGTCGGGGCCGCCTCAGATCGACACCGACGACGAAACGGACTACGAGGAGGACTGGTTGTCCTCGGACTCGGCGTCGGAGGATGAACCGCGGAAGCGTGCGAGGCCCCGTCAGCGCGAGCACGTCGAGGCGAAGGACACGTTGGGGCTTATGGAATGGCCGCCGTCGCCGTACGTGGTGCAGGTGTTCTCGTCCGAGACCGGCCGGTGGGGCGAGAGGGCGTTCGTCCGGGAAGGCAGAGCTCCAGGGACAGTGGCCGACATGTGGTCGGATCCACTGTCACCCAGCCACGGAATGGCATTTTATCTACCTGACTGCGGGCCGCGCCGCCGCTGCGCCGTCTACTGGCGGCAATCGCTCTACGTCCATTGCCGTGGTGGTTTCATCATGAG GTTGTCGCTGCTGACAGGAAAGTATGTGGTGATCAAAACCCCAGGAGTCACCAACGTTGCCGAGCGTCCGTGGGCTATGCCGCGCCTGAGCAAGTCTCGGAAGGGGGTTTACTGCACCATCATCGACATGCTAAAGCTCCAGGTATGGGTACTGACCGAAGAATCACCGATGGCGATGCCGGTGTGGGAGATGGCACATCATGCCGACCTCGAGCCCTCCATCAGGCAACTAATGCGCCAAAACCTTCAAAACTCAGAGAAGTCTTGGACCCTGGACGATCCCAGGAGACCGAAATCATGGACGGAGCAGAGATGCCGCGAATGGGACTCGGataacgatgatgatgatggcgccgATGTCATCGGAGAAGAAGAAGGCGGGTACATTGGTTGGTTGGATTTCTTGGGGTATCATCCTCTCAAGGAGATTGTGTTGTTGGGCCACCAGTACGAGCGTTGCGCTTATGCCTACTACCTGAGCACTTCCAAGCTTGAGTACCTTGGTGATCTTTGTCCGGTGCCATGGGATGAGCATTATCCCGCTTGCGTGCAGGAGTCGTACGTGTATACTCCGTGCAGGATCGACATGCTTTCTGATGAGAATGGTGTCTCTGTTGATTTGAGTAAATGGGTTTCATAA